The stretch of DNA TTAAATAAAGACGTTTTTCTCAACCTgcccaggcagcaggcagcagctgCGGTCCTCATCACCTCATTAAAGCGTGCCTCCTAGGCCTGTTCTGCAACCAGGTCGTCCGCCCATCACACGGCCAACTCTGAGGAAGCTGTGTAGACTGCTTCCTCTAACCCGAGGGAAGACAGGCCAGGCGGCTTGCAGGTGGGCAACAGCAGAGCGCAACTGGCATTCGGCTAACCGGAGCAGGTTTTGCCTAACTAACGGTGGTCAGCATACCGGGAGAAAAGAGCCCCTTCAGGTCCCCTGACTTCAATACATTGGAAGTGTTGACACTCTTGTCCCAAAGAAAAGTCCCCTCCATGAGGAGATTAATGACCCCAACTTGCCTCCATTGTTTGATCAGGGTGGCCCAACGAGGGGCACTCGTTTTCAGGTTTGACACTCACATGATGAACATATCAGACTTCCATTacacacagggatacactcaggCAGTCCTGGTTTGATTTCCAGTGTCAAGTGAGTAGGACGCCGTGCAGTGTGAAGGAACTGAAGGAAGGAAATCAAGACCCCTCCACTCAGTGCTTAGCTTCCTGACCAGGGTCTTTCCAGCATGACAGGTGGTCCACACAGACTTTAGTCTTCTGTCAGCCTCTCCTTCACCTTCCCAGGGCAGTAGTGATATGCACAGAACTTAGGGAATTGAATTGAtggcgggggagggagggggtttGCTTGCTGCTGAAACCAGAACCATGCAGATGCAAGCAGGATCTTGctgagttgcccaggctgaccatgaacttgctgtgtagcttagACTAGCCTTGGAGTTGGAATTCTTCTGCCTCCGTTTCCTgaatagctaggattacaggaatatgccaccatgcccagttagaACTAAGTTATTATCTTTACAAAACCCATCTGAAAGTCTTTTGTTCTCTTCTCAAATGCTTCAAATCCCAAGTCACAATTCAAGAGCCCAAGGCACACAGAGAAGGGAGGGTGTGAACCGAGAGCTAGCCGCCTCAGGCTGGACTACCGGCCTGCAACAGGACGCTGGAAAAACATCAGTTTGGTCCCACGTGGTTTCCAGCTACAAGATGTGAGGCAGGACCCTTCAGCAGTGTGTTactgagtttctttctttttctttttcttttccaagacagggtttctccgtatagctttggagcctgtcctggatctcactttgtaagccaggctggattcgaactcacaaagattcgcctggctctgcctccccagtgctggggttaaccaccgcctggcctgttaCTGAGTTTCTTACAACAAAATCCTTCATGGTCCTCTTTAGAGTGAGCTATCCTTGAATGTTTCAGCAAACTGCCTAGGACTGAATGACATTCCCCAAGCCCAGTACTTCATTTTACAAAACAGCTTATCTCAAGTGATCCCTGGGCCCTCACAAACACCTGTGTCAAAGTTGAGACTGGCTTTGTCATATGGTTGACAACAGAGCAGGGCCAGGACCAGGTCTTCTGAAACTCCTCCTTTCTGAGGTGACAGACAGGGGTGACATCAGCCTCCTGCTGTGACACAGTATGGATCTGTGTAGGGCTCTTCTCAAAATGTTGAAGTCATTCCTCACGAAGCTAATCACAAGGACATGGAGAGTCCAGGCTGTGGGAGAGCATCTCAGACCACTGGAAAAGCCTGCTTCTTCAGTGCATCCCTGTCATGAGAAGCAACGTGAGGGACTAGCTAAGAGACCCAAGACACAAACATTGAATGCGGCACACAAATCTTTGGTACTGGATTAAATTACACTAAAAAGCTTTAAtggttttgaaaatgaaaactgaacAGAAGCAGATGTAGGACTGGCAACTGTTGGTTTTCTTGAGTGTGATAAAGGCACTTGGCCATGCAGGAGAAAGCTCAGCTGGCCAAGGGAttgctgcccaagcatgaggCCCAGAAGACAGAAAAAGTTGGGTATGGAGATGCAcatacacttataatcccagcattggagaggcagggacaggtgaaACCCCatggctcagtggccagccagccttgacTTATCTGTGAGCCCTGTGTCTCagcaaaagaccctgtctcaaaaataaaccaaaaccaaacccaaaaaacagaaacaaaaccccacaGTGGATGTCAACTGAGGAAAAACCAAAGTTGACCTGACTtctatatcatacacacacacacacacacacacacacacacacacacacacacacacacacacgagagagagagagagagagagagagagagagagagagtgtcatgTTTGGGTCTAGTTTTCAAATGATTCCACAAAACCAATATACATTTAGGATTCTTATGAGGAAAGGTTAAGAACTGATGAATCTGGGCAGAGCGTCTCCGGGtggtgtggtgctttgaatgagatgCCCCCGGAAGCCTAGAGCATTTCAGTACTTGGTTCCAAGTTGgaggctgtttgggaaggataggTGTGACCTGGATGGAGGGAGCACggtactgggggtgggctttaaggtttctctctctgcttccttgagATAGGAGCTCTCAGCTGCCAGCTACTTCTGCCATCATCTGTCCCCCTTGAACTATAAaccccaaataaactttttctgtaagttgccgttttttgtggtgttttatcacagcaataggaacgtAACTAACGCAGGTGGTCACTAAACCTTGTAAAGTTAGAAGTAAACACTAGCCATCATCCTCTAGTCATGATCTGAACTGAATTAGCGTCCCTGGGTTGGGGGGTTCTGTCATGTGATTCTGGCACAGCTACAGAAGAAGAGCGTGGCCtcaggattctgccactcctgcAGCTAGAGAAAAGTGAGGAGAAATGCTATCCTGCTTTCAGCTGGCGCCCAAGAGCCTTTTCCCCGAGGGTTCCATAAGCCAATTACCTCAGACTCTGTCTAAATGACCCTGAAGGGCCTGAAGACCGGACTTCCTAAGGGGAAGTGAAGTCAACAGTCCTCCCTTGGGGATCCTGGTGGCTGTAAGAAACCAGGACACTTGACCTTTCGAAGAGCACAAAACCCAGGTACAGACAGTGCCAAAGGAGTAGCAAGACAAGGACTGTGTGCAGTGCCCAGGAGCCTGGGTTCTGCCAGGACATTCAATTTGATTGTGAGCTCAGAGGATCACCTAGAGAGGACAGGGAGGGCAGATACTAAGACTGTCTGTCAGCCGAGTCAGGCATCATGGCTCACCTTTACAACATACAGGCATACAGCCGATACAAACAGTCTGTCAACCACATGCTCTAGGAAACccaaggaaaatgaaaagcagGCCACCTACGGGACAGTTTCTACATGGGAGAAATCttacataaaataacaaaggGTTGGGTTGCCATACAGTTActgtgaattatttttattgaacaaAAATAGAAAGTTTCCGCCCGAACTGCTAATAGTACATTCTGGTCCATACACACTGTCCGGAGAGGTGGAGTGGAGGGGAGTGGTACACACGCCATGAAGcgtggaaagaaaagcaagcttGGAAGACAGAATTTCCCCGGGAACAGAAGCAAAGCCTACTGAGCACCCAGGATGAGAAAACCTGAACACAGGGATGGATACTGCTCCCCTGAGCATCCTCCAAGTCTCCTAGCCAACCTTAGGCTCCAAGAGCCCTCTCTTGCCACTCCACTACCAGAGGGACAGGACACTCGTGTACAGGCTAGCTCGGCCTCCTGGGCAGTCAGCCTCCCAGGAGTAAGGGTTCCATTATAAGCTGCTAAGGCTGCCGTTACCATCGATCTCCCTCAGCACAATGCGGACAGCCATGCTTACCAGCACGCCACCGACCACTCCGGCAGCGATCCCTATGCCCACGGCTGATGCCACCTTCTTTTGCCACTCTGGGAGGTGAGGCTTCGAATGGTTGTCTAGACTAACCTCCCAGCCCTCATCTACTAACTTCTGGTCCTCAGTAAGGGACTGATGGAAATTCAGGTTTACCAAGTCTGGAGGAAGGACCCTCAGCCCAAAATAGAGCCTCTTGACAAACTTCAAGTTTTTCAGCAGCTGCACATCACATCGGTATGTCCCCGAGTCATACTCATAGGCGGGTTTAAAGCGCAGAAAGTGAGAGTTGGCTCGGAAGGGTTTAAAAACCTCATCGTTAGTCGAGATGATGCCCCGAGCAAGCTTCCAGGTGAAGCGGAAAGCTTCCCGCCCCACCTCCAGGATGTCTGCGCTCAGACAGTTCAGCTCGAACTCCTCCCCGTGGACAATAGTGAAATGGAGCATCCCACAGATCCAGTTGGTCAGACACTCCAGACGCTGGGACTTGCACTTCCTCCTCACCCCATCAGGACCCACCTCACAGACGGTCTCTTCCTTGTAGCCAAGGCCACATGTAACGGTGCACGCTGTGGCATTGACAATGACTCTCCCCACAGCTTGTTGTAGCCTCTCGGGGATGGCCAGTGTTTTAGGGGACGTCAACACCAAAGGCAGGCAGATGACCGATACCAGGCTCCCAAGGATAAAAACAGTGGTCCCAGTCTTCATGTCTCAGTAGGCATTTCACCAGCAGGCATTCCAGACGAATACTCTATCGTGCTGTAACACAGATCCTCCAGCCTGGAATAACCTTTAGCATTGAGAGATGATGATGCACAGCTGTCAGCAGAACAGACAGATGCACACATGTGCCCAGAAGTGTAGTCCTTCTTCTCAGGTGAGGCCACAGGCAGGAAAAAGACTTGGACTACTGATGTCGGACTGGGTTTGCCAGGGGCATCTTCCCAGGGGGCATTCTTGTCCCTTCTGCCTAATGAATTCAAACCCACAGGCTtgagaacaaaaaaggaaaagacctCAGAAGCTGAAGTCAGTTTCTACATTACCCCAAATGCATGAGTtaactctttccctccctccaaactAT from Peromyscus eremicus chromosome 15, PerEre_H2_v1, whole genome shotgun sequence encodes:
- the Tmem81 gene encoding transmembrane protein 81, producing MKTGTTVFILGSLVSVICLPLVLTSPKTLAIPERLQQAVGRVIVNATACTVTCGLGYKEETVCEVGPDGVRRKCKSQRLECLTNWICGMLHFTIVHGEEFELNCLSADILEVGREAFRFTWKLARGIISTNDEVFKPFRANSHFLRFKPAYEYDSGTYRCDVQLLKNLKFVKRLYFGLRVLPPDLVNLNFHQSLTEDQKLVDEGWEVSLDNHSKPHLPEWQKKVASAVGIGIAAGVVGGVLVSMAVRIVLREIDGNGSLSSL